The Alteribacter populi genomic sequence TATTTCACATGAACCCCGAACATTAAAACGAGCTTTTACAATCTTTGATTTAGACCTTTCATGCTCACCAATTCCTATTTGAGCAAATAACATACGGACCGATTCATACCCTAACTTTGTTGCGTGCATATCAACAGTTGACAATGGCGGGTCTAGTTCATGAGAAAGAACTAAGTCATCACTTAGTGCCACGATTGAAACGTCATCAGGGACTTTTAGGTCCAATTCTTTTAATGCTCGTATCGCACCCAAAGCTACTTTATCCGTATCTACGATAATAGCTGTGAACCTCTCCTTTTCGTTTCGGAAACATTCCATTACCTTTTCGTATCCATATACACTTGGGTCTCCTTTTAAGGTATCTTTGAAAATGATTTTTGATGAATTTGTGGATATATTTAAATCATGAAAAGCTTTAAGATAACCTTTTTCCCTTACCTTTGAAACCGTCATAAGGGTGGGAGCATTTAAATAAAGGATTCTTTCATGCCCTTTTTTCAAAAGGTAAGTTGTTATTTCTTTAGCAATTTCAACATTATTATTATCTACATAAGGAGCTTTACCTAAATATTCTTCAGGTGGCTGACCAATGACCACAAATGGGATATCAAAATGAGTGAGGTATTCCATACGATTATCATCAGCACGTGGATCTAATAGAATAACCCCGTCCATTGCGTCTCTTGAAATATAGGGGAGTTCAAGTTGGTCTTGGGATAACGTATCAATTAATATCCGATAATTTTGTAACGATGCTTCCGTAATGACGCCATTAATTAAATTCGTGTGAAACGTACTTAATGATAAGTTTTTAGAATACGGAATGTTAAGCGAAATGGTCATTGTTTTCTTTGTGACTAAACTACGAGCAATATGGTTCGGTGTATATTTTAAATCTTTTGCTGCTTCCAACACTCTCTTTTTAACCTTTTCACTGATAGGGCGTTTCTGACTAAATACGTTAGAAACAGTCCCTTTTGAGACGTTGGCTCTTTTGGCAACATCATCAATTTTAGCCATTGCTATCAGCCCCTGTTGTCTTTAAAAATATCGGATTGCTTATCGCTTGAGGAGTAAAGTCTTGTAACTGTTTATCTTCCCCCCATAATTCTATTCGGTAAAAACTGTTAGAGGGTTTAACCTGAAATGTTAACCGATGATTACCTTGATTTAAGGTACGTTCAAATGATAAGCCATCTGATGAATATACTTTCATTCTCCCGCCATTAAAGCTTTCAATGGTAACATGCAAATCAAGATAGCTGGACTCTTCTGAAACCAGCAAGGTTTCTCCCATCCTATGACCATTTATCTCCAAATCTATTAATGGTCCTTCTGGAGAGGAGGCTATGCATGCTCTACCCTCCTTTATTGCTCCCAAAATTCCTTCGGGGCTATGTTTAGAGGCTTTTATAAAAGTTGTCGGACCACCGTATTTAATCCATTCATCAGGACCATGCTTATCACTACCACCTAAAGCAATCATCCGTTTTCCTAACCCTAGCTGACTCTGCCACCAATGCAATGTCCGCAAATTTCTCTCTCGCCAAGGGCCGTTCCATACCTCAACATAATCAAATTCAAACTCTTCAAGCCCCCATTCCCACCAGCAATGATCGCAGTGAGGGTGATTAACAGAAATCAGTGCACCATTTGCTTCACCTTCCGCAATGACATGTTTCACATCAGCCATTGATTGACATCTGAAATCATTAAACGGTTTTTTCACTCCGTAAAAATTACTATGACCTCGATTTGTCGTCAACTCTACTGCAGGGATAATGACTAAATCTTCTTGAGGTTCGAACGCCTCATTTTGACTAAACGTATTATGATCTGTTAAAGCAATATACTCCAGGCCGGCTTCTTTGGCATTCACTATCACTTCTGATAATGAATAGGGAGAGTCACTATGATTTGAATGCATATGCAAATCTCCTTTTATCCACCGAGGGGCTTCGGGTTGCATATCAACCTTCACTTCTACGTTGCATACTCCTTTTACCTTATACGCGTTCAACACGACTCCCCATTTTCCAGGATCAATTTCTTCAATTAAATAGCCTGGAGTAGCTCTGTCTTCCCTAACAAAAATGCTTCTCCTAGCACCACCGCTCCAACCCTTCATCCCAGAAGGTCCTTCAAGGCCTAAATCAATAGTATTTCCCTTTTCATTTTTCACGATTAAACGAACATTAATTTCTTCAATAGCTTCTGGAACATCAAAGTGAAGTGTGATATATTCTCCTTGTCTTTCTTCTGATATGCTTTCTTTCAGTGTCAGCGTTATCTTATCTGAGGTTAATATCGGTTTATTCATCAGTCTTTCATCCCACTCCCTATACCACCTAAGCCTTTTTCAAATAGTGGTTGTAATGTGAAATAAAGGATCATCATAGGCACCGCTGCTGTTGTAGCCCCTGCCATAATTAAAGACCATTCAATGTTATGTTCGGTTTGAAATCTAGCCAAAGCAATTTGAATTGTATACATTTGCTCTGATCTAGCAACGGTTAAATGCCATAAATATTCATTCCAGTTCCCTAAGAACGTAAAAATGGCTACTAATCCTAAAGCAGGTTTACTTAGCGGCAAAATAATTCTCCAATAGACTTGAAATTTTGTACAACCATCAATCGCCGCTTGATCATCCAAATCTTTCGGTATAGATAGAAAGTATTGCCTTAATAAAAATATCGCAAATCCTGTGATAGCAGTAGGAATAATGAGACCCGCATAGCTGTCTAACCAACCTGAAGGCCCTGTAAATGGAATATTGCGGATCATTGCAAACAATGGAACAACCATTAAGCCAGCTGGCACCATCATCGTTGCTAAAACTCCAAGAAACAAACCATTTCTTCCCGGAAATTCTAACCTCGCAAATGCGAAAGCTGCTAAAGAAGCAAAAAACACATTCATAGCTGTAGCAATGGTTGCCACAATAACACTATTCATAAAGGCAGTCGGTAATATTGTTCCTTGCCAAATTCTTGCATAGTTTTCCCAATGAAGCTCTGTAGGTATAATCTTTGGCGGCCATGCCATTACATCCCCTTGGCTTTTTAATGAAGTAGCTAACATCCATAAATAGGGCCCTACAAACCCAATTAAAACAATTGTTGCTAAAGTATAAATAATAATTTTATTTATTCTCTTCTTTTTCGCCATGTTTACTCACTCCTAGAGGAAAGCTTTAAGTTTAACCAAGTCACTAAGAATAAGAACGGGAATATAAATAGTGATAGGGTTGCGCCATAGCCAACATAGTTAAACTCAAACGATTGTTGCCACACGTATTTAATCGCTACTAATGTACTGTTTCGAGGTCCTCCATCCGTTAATACGTCCACAATCGCAACGACTTGGAAAGAACCAATGATTGACATGACCATACAGTATACTGAAATAGGCATAATCGAAGGGATGGTAATCTTCCAGAACTTATGCCATCCATTTGCACCGTCAATTTCAGCTGCCTCGTAATATGATTTTGGAACTCCTTCAAGACCGGCAAGAAAGATAGGAATGTTATAAGACGCCCCGCGCCATGAACCTACAAATATTAGAATCACCATAGCCCAAAACGGATCTAGCAACCAATTTGTTGGCTGAGCAATTCCAATCGTTGTTAAAAAGTAATTCATAATCCCTAAATTGTGATCAAAGATCCATAAGAAAATCATAGCTGAAATAACATCCGAGGTTACGGCTGGTAAGAAGTAAAACACTTTATAAAAGCGTCTGCCATGAAAAGCTCTGTTTAATAAAACAGCTATACACAAAGCAGCAAACAACCCAAGAAACATGGAACCAAATGTATAAATCATCGTATTCCCGATACTTTTCCAAAACACGCCGTCCGACATTAACCTAGAATAATTATCCAGACCTATAAAGGTGGGGGAATCAGGTAATCGGTAACGATGAAAACTAAGATATACAAGGTAAATAATCGGTACAAATGAAAATGTAAACAATAAAGATACTGCGGGAAAAACGAACATATATGAGCCAAGGTAGTCTTTCCATCTGTTTTTCTTTTTTACTTTAGTAGGTAAGGGAGAGTGTTTTGCAGTAGCCACTGAACTATTCTGCTTTGGTATCATTTATGTCACTCCTAATGATAGAGCAGGGTACACTACCCCGTAGGTATACCCTGCCTAGTTAATATCTTTAGTCGTTATTGATTTTCTCTTTCAAATGCTTCTTCTGCTAACCTTTGTGCTTCATTAAATGCCTCTTCGACATCATCACCGTCGAATACATTTCTGAATGCCTGACCATGAGCATCATTTGCTTCAGGGAATGCTTCTAGATAGAATTGTTCAGCATAAGGTAACGTCTCCACAAATGGTTCCAATAGCGGATCAGCATAAAGCTCATCTTCATATAAATGCTCTTTTACTGGGTGTCTTCCCATTTCAGCAGCCATTCTAATTCCATACTTATCAGAAATGATCCACTTCATTAGCTCAAAGGAAATTTCTTTATTTTCTGAGCCTCTTGGTACGAACATACTCCCTCCACCAGCTACTGAACCTCGATCAGATCCAGGAATCGGTGCCGTACCAACCTTGTCGTACATTTCCGGGAATTCATTTTCAATTCTGGAAATATCAAATGGACCCGAAACAATAGCAGCAGCACGTTCATTTCCAAACATCGCTACCGGGTGATCTGATTGTCTCGCCTGAGCTGGTGGAATTGGAGCTACATCATGGACTGTCGCTAACTCCGTATACGCTTTGACAACTTCTTTAACGGTATCGTTATTTAAGTCGGGTTGAAATTGTCCCTCTACCTCTGTTAGCACATCTCCACCGGACGCTACAATAAAGCCATGTAACCCCCAGCCACTAGCTGAAGGAACAAAACCAGCTAGTCCGTCTTCCCCTTCAGAAACCGCTTTTGATACTTCTGTCAGTTCTTCTAACGTTGTCGGTGGTTCAAGTCCTTTTTCCTCAAACATCTCAGTGTTATAAAGGTAGAAGGTTGTATTAATATCGATAGGTACACCGTACTTTGTTCCTTCCCAAGTCACGTTATCCACTGCACCAGGTAAGAACTCATCTTCTGCTCCCCATTCTTCCCATAGGTCATCTACCGGTTCAGCTAACCCTTGACTTCCCATCGCAAAAGCATGATGGTGTGCTAAGTCAGGTGCAGCTCCGCCATTCACAGCTAAGCGAACTTGGTTTTGCATATCTTGCCATGTATGACCTGCTGTCTCGACTGTAATGTTTGGGTACACTTCCATAAACTCCTCAATGGCATCAACGACAGGGGCTTCATCAACGTAATCTGCTGCTAACCATACTTCAATTGTTGTGTCATCCAAGTTAGCAATCTCCTCATTGAATTCTGGTAATCCTTCTGAAGCTAAGTCACGATCTGCTCCATCAGAATCTTGGCCTTGATCTTCACTTTGATCTGGATCATCATCCCCGTTGTTCGCTTGGCTAGTTTCATCCGCATCCGAACAAGCTGTGAACAATACCAAACTAAAAGCTAAAACAAAAGACAGAAAGAAAAACTTTTTCATTAAACGTACCCTCCTTTTTTGTTTTGCTTTCTTACCCATTTTTGATGAGTTAAACCGGTTTAAATTAGTCGAAAAAAAATAGATTGTAATAGTAAGTCATGATTCAAACTAGATCAATTAAACCGGTTTAATGAAAGCGTTCGCTTTTTGAATTTACTATATATTCAGTAAATTGTCAATAATATTTGGACTATTTAGAAAATGGAGTGTGGACCAATTTGAGATCCTTTAGCTTAGCTTTCCTTCTATCGTTTTTAAATTTTCTAAGCTTACACTCAAACTATCTAATGGGCTCCCCTTGCATTCATCTTGTTCTACTACATACCATTCAACTCCGTTTTGTTTCCCCCAGGAAAGTATAGCCTCAAAGTCTATTGAACCTGTACCGATTTCAGCAAAAAATTCTCGGCCATCCGTTGTCATATCCTTCAAATGTAAATACGGCGTTCTTCCTGTATATTTCTTTATGAACTTAAGTGGATCATGCTCCGCTTTTTTAATCCAATAGGTGTCAATCTCAGGGTAAATAAACTGGTTCCCAGTGGGCTCCAATACGTATTCTAAAGCGTTTTTCCCATCAACCATTGTTTTAAATTCAAAATCATGATTATGATATCCTACTCTGAAACCTAGGGGGGCCAACTTTTGTGCTGTTTCAAGCAATTCTGATTTTGCTTGTTTATACCCTTCAATGTTTTGCATAGGTTCTTCCATGTAGTGACAAAATATATCTTTTGAACCAAATAATAATGCTTCTTTTATTACATTGTCTAAATCATTTTTCATTCTATCCAGGCCAATATGCATACCCGCCGTTTTAAGCCCAGTTTCTTCGAGTACTTCCGCAATTTGCCCTGCTTTATATCCGAATAAACCATCAATTTGAACGGCTTCCCATCCCCGGTTCTTCAATTCTCTTAAAACACTCGGAAAGTCCTCTTTCAATTCATTACGAAGGGTGTATAACTGAGCTGCGAACTTCATTGCCATAGTCATTTCTCCTTACCTTTTATCTTTTAATAAATCAAGCCATTTCATTTCATTTTTCGATAAAATAATATTCGCTCCTTCTACTGAAGAGACTAGTTCTTGTTTTGTTTCTGGACCTATAATAGCAGCAGTGGGAAATGACTGATTCACAACATAAGCTAAGGCAATTTGAATCGGAGTTACCTCTTTTTCTTCCGCTAATATTGTAGCCCTATGAAAACGCTCCCAATTTTCAGGACTATAATATACTCTAACCATCTCTTTATTTGAACGATCTTCTGGGGTGAACCTACCTGAGAAAAACCCCCCCGCTTGTGAAGACCATGAAAATACAGGTAATTGATTCGAATCGTACCATTCAATAGCCTTGTAATCTAATGAGATACATCCTGCCCACCTTGGTTGATTACATTTTGCTAGACTTAAATTCGGACTACTAAAAGAGAATCCTACTAATCCATTAGCATAAGCATAGTTATTCGCCTCTAGTATCCGGTCATTCGTCCAATTTGAAACGCCGATGGTATGAATACGCCTTGCATCGATATGTTCATTTAATGCTTCCATAATGGGGCCAACTTCCACCTCAGGGTCATCACGGTGCAACGCATAGAAATCAACGTAATCTGTTTTTAGTCTCTCTAAACTATCATACAAGTCCTTTTTGATTGAATCTGGTTTCACTCTCTGGCCAGGCTCTCCGTCATCCGGATGAGCTCCCTTTGTCAAAAGTTGAACCTGATCTCTTTTATTGCTTTTTTCTAGCCATTTACCAACCGCTTCTTCACTACCTTCATATTGGTGTGCAGTATCTAATGTGTTCCCCCCAACTTCTAAATAAGCATCAAGGATTTCACAAACATGCTCCATATTGTCAGGGTATAAAGCAGCTGTCCCCATGATCAACTGGGAACATTGTTTTTCTGTTTTTCGGTTATCTATTGAACTATAAATACGAACCGGCTTCAAACAAACCACCACCCCTTAAACTGACTTTCATTCTGACAACCCACTCACTCATCTAGACTGTCAATACTCACCTCCTAAAGCTTCATGAAGTGTTCGTTGAAAAGGAAGAAAATGTTGATAAACTAGTGATTAAACCGGTTTAATTAGCACGAAAAAAAATAGGTACAGAAGAACCTTCTCTCTCCTGCGAACCTTATTTTAGAAGTACAATTTGTAACTTAAGCACATTATAACTTTTAAACCCAATCATTTTCAATATAATTTTTTAGAACATTCTAAAATATCACTAAATAATTGACCCGAATATATTGAAATCCTGATATATTATAGAAAAATGCTGATTTATTCAAATTTATCCTGATAACCCCCCCTCTCCTATCTGATCACTTTTCTAGCGGTCTAACATTTAGCTGCCCCCCAACTAGTCTAATATGCAAGAATGACCTAACTCTTTAACTAATAATCTATGGATCCTTCCATTTGTCGCTATGATATCTCGCGTAGTTAATCGATAAGACGCCCCTCCCATATCGGAAATATTCCCACCGGCTTCACTGAGAATTAAATCACCTGCTGCAACATCCCAGACATTTACCCCATATCCTAACATCCTTCGAGTCGCCCAGCAGTAACGTACGCCATATGTAACGTTGCAGATCCGAATGACCGAATACTATTACATTTCGTCCCTAAATATTGAACCCCCCTGAGAACTTTAGGCCTTGCTGTTTCAATATCAGAAGGGAAACCTATCGCAATTAAGCTTCCCCCAATTTGACCTACCTTTGAGGGGGGAATCTTTTTACCATTTAGATAGGCCCCTTTTCCCCTTTCACTTGAAAATAATTCGTCCAAGTTTGGATCATAGATGACCCCAACAATAACTTTCTGTTTGTAAACTAACGCGATCGATACGGTATATCCCGGTAATCCATGTGAAAAGTTAGTCGTCCCATCGATAGGATCAATCACCCAAAAATAGTCGTCCTGTTCAAGGGTAGATAAATCGTCTCCATCTGTTATTCCTTCCTCCCCAATCATTTTATGATCAGGGTAATGCTCGATGATTTTGCTACGTATGAAATTCTCTGTTTTCCGATCGATCTCAGTCACAAGGCCAAATTTTGAAGCTCATCTACTTTAAAACTCGTTTCCTTATTTTCTAAAATAAGTTGCCCTGCTTCTTTACTTACACCTTTAGCAAACTGAATAAAGCTCATAAAAATCACTTCTTCCATAAGGTTTTATTTCTATTCGCTGGAGAAACTTCTACTTTTTGATTTGAGTTGATAAAGGATGTCTCCGGCATGAGGTCTTTACCTACAAAAAATGCCTTTCGAACACCTTCGACTATGACTCCTTTCACAGTTTCAATGCCCGTTTCATTTTCAGTTATTAAAGATGCTCGTATTTCTTCGATATCTTCAACTCGTTTATTTGCCGGAAGTTTAACGGTTGTTGAAAAAGGGCCATCTTCCCCTCCATAAGCCATTGCAGCATTATTAAATGTAGAACTATACCAAATCGGGTCCTTGATTAACTTGACTTTAATGTCGACTTTCCCAGGTTGATACGTCTCACCAACCGTGAACTTTGATGTTTGTAAATAAAAATATTGACATGGATCTCCTAACTTTTCAGTCTGTGGATTATGCGGCGATTCAATCTTCTCTTGACGCCTGACTTCTTTAATAGAGACTGCATAGGTCCAAGGGTTTTTATCCATGACCGCTTCTCTATTAACCTCTCGAGGAAGACAAGTGTCAGGCCTCAATAGATAACGATAATTGGAGGTAACTCGATCTGAAAAGTTTCCATTTATAGTAGATGATTGTAATATCGGATGGCTTCCAAGACCTCTTTTTCCACGAAATTGTGTTCTCATATGATCTTTTCCTTGAAACACTTCACAGTCCCCTTCTATGATTCGTTTTCCGTATTGGTCAACTTTCACACGATAAGTCCATTCAATATCCGTCGTTCTCCCCCATCTTGACATCAATGCTGGAGCCTCGGTACCACCATCTTCGTGACTGAAAATCGTATGATATTCCAAAATCATCGTCCCATCCTCATGTTCATCACAATAATAAAATGAAGCTAATGGGGTATCGGTTCTGACATTTTCAAAATGGGTATCTAAGTTGCGACCATATAGTAAGGGAGCGTTTTTATAGAAAACAATATCAGGATCTGATTCTTTTACTTGGCGGATTTCGACTTTATGCACTTCTGCAGAGGTTATAAGAGGTGAGGATTGATCAGTTTTGAAAACAAAAGTAAGTTCATGTTTTCCAGGGGGCAAGCTTCCTAGCATTCTTTCATAAGCAAACACCTCATCGCCGTAAAATAGAATGAAGTCCTGGTTATACTCCCCATTCAAATACAACGTTACAAATGCTGACTCTTTATCAGTCGCTCCCCAATCTCCTCCGGGGACGCTACTTACTAAATCAATTAACGTTTCTCCTCGCTCATTCAAAGAGAATGTTAAGGATAACTGCCTTTTCTCATATAGTTGAAAGGGAGAGTCAGAAAAGGGAAAAGAAATAATAAAGTTCTCCATTTAAAAATCCTCCTTCATGCTCGGTTGGGTTTTATCAGGATTTCTCGACATATATCAGGATTCCTTCCCCTCCCATACAAGTCTATCTAAATGATACTTCGAACCTTTATTTCTCCTAGAGCATTCAACTCCTTCCGTGTCGTGGAGGAGCTTTTTCGCAACTTCACCTGCTTGTTGGTAATCGGTGAATTTATTAGGAGGGCATAATCACGAAGGGCTTTGACATGAGCATTTTTTGAGAGAAACCCGCATTGAAGGCATACCCATGTACCACGGGCTCTTTTCATGGGAATCAGTGAGCACTCGGGACAACAAACACCTTTGATAAGGTCAGTTTCCTTTATATCAAATTACTGCAAAATATTAGAATCGTACAAAATCTGTTGTGCAACTGTTTCTAAGCGACTCAAAGAAACTCGATTAGCAGGATTATAATTCTTGAACTGTGTGATTTTATCAGTTAAAACCTCGGCGTGAACCACTTTTTCTAAAGCTTCTTTGTATGCAGGAGGAGCTTTGATAATAGTGTGTGGATTGCTAATTGTGATAAAAAAAGAGGTTGGAAGTGCGGGAAATTGATGTTTTGCAAGCCAATAATGCAAATGTTCCTGTTGTTTTTTCACTTGAATAATTGGATCTTTATATCCCTTTTCTAAGTCACCTTTTCTTTGAATCAGTTGGTTAAATTCAGGAACAAAAGTCACTGTACCTGCGTAATTTTTCGCCTCAAGTAAAAGGAAGAAATGCGGATTCAATAAGAGGCTGTCAATTTGAAAGAACCGTCCTAACACTCCCGGAAGTCGCAAATCCTGAAGAATCAAAAAGTCTTTTTCCGGCAGATAGTCTAATTGGTAATCTAACGCTTTTTCACCCCTGTAACCAGCCTCCTTTAATGAATGTTCACTAATTACAAAGGGATGTTTCGAATGGCGGACCGGCAGTCTGCCTTTTAACACTACTAACTTTAACAATCTCACAGGCTTTTTACGTGGTTTAACGATCAAAGTGGCATCACTCCTTGAGCGGGTAGTAGAACGGCAAATAAGAGGAAGATATCAGGATTACCCTAATCCATTAAAACCACACCAAAAACGGCCGAGGCATGGAACCATCCCCCCCCCCGACCTAGTGAATCTCCTAAATTCATCAAAATCCAGCTAGTGTCAGGACCGCGCACTTAAAAATATTTATCAGCTAATAATTCAGCGGTTCGTGTCGCAAGCGCTTGTGTAGTTAAAGTCGGATTGACCCCTCCGATCGAATTGTAATGCACACTATTATCAGCAATATAGAGGCGTTTGACCTGATAGGCTTCACAGGAAGAGTCAACGACAAAGCCCATTCTCATCGTGCTTTCTAAATGAATATAAAGATTTGGCGGTAAATCACTGCGAATCATTTCTTTTGCTCCAGCTTGCCTTAACATCTCTGTTGCTATTTTCACTAACTCATTTCTCTTTTCTTCATCTCGTTTACTCGGAGTATATGTGACAATTGGGACGTGGCCATGTTCGTCTTTAATAAAAGGATCGAGCTCTACGCGATTTTGAAACTGTACGTCATCTTCGGTAATTATTAATAGCGTGAGTGTTTTTCTGTAGCCACTCATCGCTTTTTTTAATTTAGGTCCTACAATTCTTCCTCGCTTCTCCCACAAACCTTCATTTGGATTAGAGTTATTAAGCGAATCGTACCCTGCATGGCTAAATCCAAAGAGAAACTGAGCAGATAATCCAGGGCTATTTCCTAAACTTTCAATCATGCCTATTCCAGGGTAATCAAGTCGGGCTCCTGAAGTGTGCCCAACAAACGGGTCAATCGTTGAAGTACCTAAAATCTCCTTTAAGTCATTTTCATCAAAAGTACCTGTAACAGCGTCCATATAGTGATTGGTTAGTCCTCTGCCGACCCACGAATTTTCGGGTAAGTCAGAGTTCAACCATAGACGAGGTGTTTCCACACAGCCCGCGGCCATTACAACAACGCCTGCTCGTAATTCTTCTACTTCTCCCGTCCAAGTATCACGAATTTGAACGCCCACCGCACGAACCCCTTTACTTTCATCCTCCTCGGTTAATACCTTGGTTACATACGTATTGGGTCGAAATGATACGTTACCGGTTTTCAAAGCGAGCGGAACATAACTCACATTTGTAGAACGTTTCGCGATTTTTTCAGTAGTTGGACCATAAGGACAGCCTTGTTCACAATGCCCACTTAACGTACAGCCCTCCATGTGGCTTAACTCTTCTAGCGAATAACTAGGATCCATTAGATGTTCATTCGGCGGTAAAATGGCGTTCGGCTGCGGTCGATAGCCAGGACTGGTAACATCTAAAGTCGCATGAAGCGAAAATCCCGCTTTTTCTGCTCCATAATAAAAAAGCTCTTCTTTTGCTGTTATGGGCGCAAATTCAACCGGCAATGTAGCTTCAACTTTTTCAAAATACGGAATGAGAGTCTCGTAGCTTATTGGCCATTTATTATTAATCGAATCAGGGTACGGACGAGGACAGTTCCCATAATAGTGAAGCGTTGTTCCGCCAATCCCGGCGTTTTGCCACAATAAAGCTTGATCAGGGATGTTTCTAAACCAAGGCGCACGTCTGCGGTCAGCCGCTC encodes the following:
- a CDS encoding sugar phosphate isomerase/epimerase family protein yields the protein MAMKFAAQLYTLRNELKEDFPSVLRELKNRGWEAVQIDGLFGYKAGQIAEVLEETGLKTAGMHIGLDRMKNDLDNVIKEALLFGSKDIFCHYMEEPMQNIEGYKQAKSELLETAQKLAPLGFRVGYHNHDFEFKTMVDGKNALEYVLEPTGNQFIYPEIDTYWIKKAEHDPLKFIKKYTGRTPYLHLKDMTTDGREFFAEIGTGSIDFEAILSWGKQNGVEWYVVEQDECKGSPLDSLSVSLENLKTIEGKLS
- a CDS encoding LacI family DNA-binding transcriptional regulator: MAKIDDVAKRANVSKGTVSNVFSQKRPISEKVKKRVLEAAKDLKYTPNHIARSLVTKKTMTISLNIPYSKNLSLSTFHTNLINGVITEASLQNYRILIDTLSQDQLELPYISRDAMDGVILLDPRADDNRMEYLTHFDIPFVVIGQPPEEYLGKAPYVDNNNVEIAKEITTYLLKKGHERILYLNAPTLMTVSKVREKGYLKAFHDLNISTNSSKIIFKDTLKGDPSVYGYEKVMECFRNEKERFTAIIVDTDKVALGAIRALKELDLKVPDDVSIVALSDDLVLSHELDPPLSTVDMHATKLGYESVRMLFAQIGIGEHERSKSKIVKARFNVRGSCEIAKGSKRTLGSDFIKIE
- a CDS encoding carbohydrate ABC transporter permease gives rise to the protein MAKKKRINKIIIYTLATIVLIGFVGPYLWMLATSLKSQGDVMAWPPKIIPTELHWENYARIWQGTILPTAFMNSVIVATIATAMNVFFASLAAFAFARLEFPGRNGLFLGVLATMMVPAGLMVVPLFAMIRNIPFTGPSGWLDSYAGLIIPTAITGFAIFLLRQYFLSIPKDLDDQAAIDGCTKFQVYWRIILPLSKPALGLVAIFTFLGNWNEYLWHLTVARSEQMYTIQIALARFQTEHNIEWSLIMAGATTAAVPMMILYFTLQPLFEKGLGGIGSGMKD
- a CDS encoding ABC transporter substrate-binding protein; amino-acid sequence: MKKFFFLSFVLAFSLVLFTACSDADETSQANNGDDDPDQSEDQGQDSDGADRDLASEGLPEFNEEIANLDDTTIEVWLAADYVDEAPVVDAIEEFMEVYPNITVETAGHTWQDMQNQVRLAVNGGAAPDLAHHHAFAMGSQGLAEPVDDLWEEWGAEDEFLPGAVDNVTWEGTKYGVPIDINTTFYLYNTEMFEEKGLEPPTTLEELTEVSKAVSEGEDGLAGFVPSASGWGLHGFIVASGGDVLTEVEGQFQPDLNNDTVKEVVKAYTELATVHDVAPIPPAQARQSDHPVAMFGNERAAAIVSGPFDISRIENEFPEMYDKVGTAPIPGSDRGSVAGGGSMFVPRGSENKEISFELMKWIISDKYGIRMAAEMGRHPVKEHLYEDELYADPLLEPFVETLPYAEQFYLEAFPEANDAHGQAFRNVFDGDDVEEAFNEAQRLAEEAFERENQ
- a CDS encoding CehA/McbA family metallohydrolase, coding for MNKPILTSDKITLTLKESISEERQGEYITLHFDVPEAIEEINVRLIVKNEKGNTIDLGLEGPSGMKGWSGGARRSIFVREDRATPGYLIEEIDPGKWGVVLNAYKVKGVCNVEVKVDMQPEAPRWIKGDLHMHSNHSDSPYSLSEVIVNAKEAGLEYIALTDHNTFSQNEAFEPQEDLVIIPAVELTTNRGHSNFYGVKKPFNDFRCQSMADVKHVIAEGEANGALISVNHPHCDHCWWEWGLEEFEFDYVEVWNGPWRERNLRTLHWWQSQLGLGKRMIALGGSDKHGPDEWIKYGGPTTFIKASKHSPEGILGAIKEGRACIASSPEGPLIDLEINGHRMGETLLVSEESSYLDLHVTIESFNGGRMKVYSSDGLSFERTLNQGNHRLTFQVKPSNSFYRIELWGEDKQLQDFTPQAISNPIFLKTTGADSNG
- a CDS encoding nuclease-related domain-containing protein is translated as MIVKPRKKPVRLLKLVVLKGRLPVRHSKHPFVISEHSLKEAGYRGEKALDYQLDYLPEKDFLILQDLRLPGVLGRFFQIDSLLLNPHFFLLLEAKNYAGTVTFVPEFNQLIQRKGDLEKGYKDPIIQVKKQQEHLHYWLAKHQFPALPTSFFITISNPHTIIKAPPAYKEALEKVVHAEVLTDKITQFKNYNPANRVSLSRLETVAQQILYDSNILQ
- a CDS encoding aldo/keto reductase, producing the protein MKPVRIYSSIDNRKTEKQCSQLIMGTAALYPDNMEHVCEILDAYLEVGGNTLDTAHQYEGSEEAVGKWLEKSNKRDQVQLLTKGAHPDDGEPGQRVKPDSIKKDLYDSLERLKTDYVDFYALHRDDPEVEVGPIMEALNEHIDARRIHTIGVSNWTNDRILEANNYAYANGLVGFSFSSPNLSLAKCNQPRWAGCISLDYKAIEWYDSNQLPVFSWSSQAGGFFSGRFTPEDRSNKEMVRVYYSPENWERFHRATILAEEKEVTPIQIALAYVVNQSFPTAAIIGPETKQELVSSVEGANIILSKNEMKWLDLLKDKR
- a CDS encoding carbohydrate ABC transporter permease; amino-acid sequence: MIPKQNSSVATAKHSPLPTKVKKKNRWKDYLGSYMFVFPAVSLLFTFSFVPIIYLVYLSFHRYRLPDSPTFIGLDNYSRLMSDGVFWKSIGNTMIYTFGSMFLGLFAALCIAVLLNRAFHGRRFYKVFYFLPAVTSDVISAMIFLWIFDHNLGIMNYFLTTIGIAQPTNWLLDPFWAMVILIFVGSWRGASYNIPIFLAGLEGVPKSYYEAAEIDGANGWHKFWKITIPSIMPISVYCMVMSIIGSFQVVAIVDVLTDGGPRNSTLVAIKYVWQQSFEFNYVGYGATLSLFIFPFLFLVTWLNLKLSSRSE